Genomic window (Egicoccus halophilus):
ACCGAGACCCCGGCGACCACCAACCCGCTCGGCGTCAAGGGCGTCGGCGAGGCCGGCACGATCGCGTCCACGCCGGCCGTGATCAACGCGGTGGTCGACGCGCTGCGGCCGCTCGGCGTGCACGACGTGCCGATGCCCGCGTCACCACGCAACGTCTGGGAGGCGATCCGTTCCGCGTCAGCGGGCGCCGAGAGCAGCGCGCCGGCGGGTACCCAGGGAGGTCCGGCATGATCCCGGCACCGTTCGACTACGTCCGCGCCGAGTCGGTCGACCACGCCGTGGCGACCCTGGTCGAGCACGGCGACGAGGCCAAGGTCCTCGCCGGCGGGCACAGCCTGCTGCCGCTGATGAAGCTCCGGCTGGCGGTGCCCGAGGTGCTGGTCGACCTCGGGCGCGTCGACGCGATGAAGGGCGTGTGCGAGACCGACGACGGCCGGCTCGCCATCGGGGCGATGACCCGTCACCAGGACGTGCTCGACGCCGCGCTGGTGCGCGAACACTGTGGTGTGCTCGCGGCCGTCACCGAGATGGTCGGTGACGCGCAGGTCCGCCATCGCGGCACCATCGGTGGGGCGCTGGCCCACGGCGACGCGGCCGGGGACCTGCCCGCGCTGGCCGTGGCGCTCGACGCGACGCTGGTCGCGGCCGGTCCCGAGGGGCGCCGGGAGATCCCGGCCGCCGACTTCTTCGTCGACTACCTCGACACCGCGCTGGCCGAGGACGAGATCCTCACCGAGGTCCGGGTGCCCAAGCTCGGCGACGACTGGGGTTGGCGCTACGAGAAGTTCACCCGGGTCTCGCAGGCCTGGGCGATCGTCGGGGCGCTCGCGCTGGTGCGCCGTTCGAACGGCAGCATCGCCGAGGCCCGGGTCGGTCTGACCAACATGGCGACCGTGCCGGTGCGTGCCCACGCCGTCGAACAGGCGCTCGCCGGTGCGCCCCCGGACGCGATCCCCGACGCGGCCGCCGCTGCGGCGGAGGGCACCACCCCCTCGGGTGACCTCAACGCGAGCCCGGAGTACCGCGAGCACCTGGCACGTGTCCTGACCCGCCGGGCGTTGCAGGCCGCGGCCTCTTGAGCGACGCCGCAGCCGGGACGGAGGAGGGGCGGGGACGTCCGCCGCGCGTTCCCGCGCCATCCCCGGCACCTGCGGCGTCCGCGGGTCGGCTGCCGCTCGGCGTCGACGGCCCGGCGGCGCTGG
Coding sequences:
- a CDS encoding FAD binding domain-containing protein, encoding MIPAPFDYVRAESVDHAVATLVEHGDEAKVLAGGHSLLPLMKLRLAVPEVLVDLGRVDAMKGVCETDDGRLAIGAMTRHQDVLDAALVREHCGVLAAVTEMVGDAQVRHRGTIGGALAHGDAAGDLPALAVALDATLVAAGPEGRREIPAADFFVDYLDTALAEDEILTEVRVPKLGDDWGWRYEKFTRVSQAWAIVGALALVRRSNGSIAEARVGLTNMATVPVRAHAVEQALAGAPPDAIPDAAAAAAEGTTPSGDLNASPEYREHLARVLTRRALQAAAS